A region from the Mycolicibacterium litorale genome encodes:
- a CDS encoding exodeoxyribonuclease III, with protein sequence MRLATWNVNSIRARVDRVTDWLQRADVDVLAMQETKCSDEQFPTMPFAALGYDVVHCGFNQWNGVAIASRVGIEDVAVGFDGQPTWGDKPDVEAAAEARALGATCAGVRVWSLYVPNGRFVGSPHYAYKLEWLAALRETAHRWVTDDPTLPIAMVGDWNIAPTDDDVWSVEAYQDSTHVTPPERDAFNAIVDAGYADVVRPFTPGPGVYTYWDYTRLAFQKRRGMRIDFILGSPAFADRVTHAEIVREERKGKGASDHAPVLVDLND encoded by the coding sequence ATGCGGCTGGCCACCTGGAACGTCAACTCCATTCGCGCCCGGGTGGACCGGGTCACCGACTGGCTGCAGCGGGCCGACGTGGACGTCCTGGCCATGCAGGAGACGAAGTGCTCCGACGAGCAGTTCCCCACCATGCCGTTCGCCGCGCTGGGCTACGACGTCGTGCACTGCGGCTTCAACCAGTGGAACGGCGTGGCGATCGCCTCGCGGGTCGGCATCGAGGATGTGGCGGTCGGATTCGACGGCCAACCGACCTGGGGTGACAAACCCGACGTGGAGGCGGCCGCGGAGGCGCGTGCGCTCGGCGCGACGTGTGCCGGTGTGCGGGTGTGGAGCCTGTATGTGCCCAACGGCCGCTTCGTCGGCTCACCGCACTACGCCTACAAACTGGAATGGCTTGCCGCACTGCGCGAGACAGCGCACCGATGGGTGACCGACGACCCGACCCTTCCCATCGCGATGGTCGGTGACTGGAACATCGCCCCGACCGACGACGACGTGTGGAGCGTGGAGGCCTACCAGGACAGCACCCACGTCACACCGCCCGAGCGGGACGCGTTCAACGCCATCGTCGACGCCGGGTACGCCGACGTGGTGCGGCCGTTCACCCCCGGCCCCGGTGTCTACACCTACTGGGACTACACCCGGCTGGCGTTCCAGAAGCGCCGCGGTATGCGCATCGACTTCATCCTCGGCTCACCGGCGTTCGCCGACCGGGTCACCCACGCCGAGATCGTCCGCGAGGAACGAAAAGGCAAGGGCGCCAGCGACCACGCCCCAGTGCTGGTCGACCTCAACGACTGA
- a CDS encoding GNAT family N-acetyltransferase, producing the protein MSDLPRPGTRVSLRYRRPAGSVPPLNDVVGHLLDREPVVRVRTKAGDVVEVSPADVVTVRTLTDVPVKASQIRAVEHAAALAWPGLHREWLDGWLLRASDGYTHRGNSAVPLDLHVGAATVPAIREWYARRGLTPWLAVPDRLVRLPATDVHLESIVMVRALPAETAPEVTLTARPDTAWLTVYERDVPVGVLTAVIDGQVTFGRIDDAAVGRAAVTPAHDGTLWVGLSAVRVAEDRRRRGHARTLCAALLDWGARNGASHAYVQVLADNAGAIALYESMGFTAQHRERYVDASKL; encoded by the coding sequence GTGTCCGACCTGCCCCGGCCCGGGACGCGGGTCAGTCTGCGCTACCGGCGGCCCGCCGGCAGCGTGCCGCCGCTCAACGACGTGGTCGGCCATCTGCTCGACCGCGAGCCGGTGGTGCGCGTGCGCACGAAAGCCGGTGACGTCGTGGAGGTTTCACCGGCCGACGTCGTCACGGTGCGGACACTCACCGACGTTCCGGTGAAGGCCTCCCAGATCCGCGCGGTCGAGCACGCCGCGGCGCTGGCGTGGCCGGGCCTGCATCGCGAATGGCTCGACGGCTGGCTGCTGCGCGCGTCCGACGGGTACACCCATCGCGGCAATTCGGCTGTCCCACTGGATCTTCACGTCGGCGCGGCGACGGTGCCGGCGATCCGGGAGTGGTATGCCCGGCGCGGCCTCACCCCGTGGCTGGCCGTTCCCGACCGGTTGGTGCGGTTGCCCGCAACCGACGTCCATCTCGAGAGCATCGTGATGGTGCGCGCACTGCCCGCCGAGACGGCGCCGGAGGTGACGCTGACCGCGCGGCCCGACACCGCCTGGCTGACCGTATACGAGCGCGACGTGCCCGTCGGCGTGCTCACCGCCGTGATCGACGGGCAGGTGACGTTCGGCCGCATCGACGACGCCGCGGTGGGCCGCGCCGCCGTCACCCCGGCCCACGACGGCACGCTGTGGGTGGGGCTGTCGGCGGTGCGGGTCGCCGAGGACCGGCGCCGCCGCGGGCACGCCCGCACCCTGTGCGCCGCGCTGCTGGACTGGGGTGCACGAAACGGGGCGAGCCACGCGTACGTGCAGGTCCTGGCCGACAACGCCGGCGCGATCGCCCTGTACGAGTCGATGGGCTTCACCGCGCAGCACCGGGAGCGCTACGTCGACGCTTCTAAGCTGTAG
- a CDS encoding peptide deformylase: protein MAVVPIRIVGDPVLRTATTPVPVGEDGSLPAELADLIRDLYETMDAANGVGLAANQIGVSQRVFVYDCPDSRGRTGRRRGVVVNPVLETSDIPETMPDPDDDEEGCLSVPGEQFPTGRADWARVTGLDADGTPITVEGTGLFARMLQHETGHLDGFLYLDRLIGRHARAAKRAVKHNGWGVPGLSWTPGRDPDPFGH, encoded by the coding sequence GTGGCCGTCGTTCCGATTCGCATCGTGGGAGATCCCGTCCTGCGCACCGCAACCACACCGGTTCCCGTGGGCGAGGACGGTTCCCTGCCCGCCGAACTGGCCGACCTCATCCGCGATCTCTACGAGACGATGGACGCCGCCAACGGTGTGGGCTTGGCCGCCAACCAGATCGGCGTCTCCCAGCGGGTGTTCGTCTACGACTGCCCCGATTCGCGGGGACGCACCGGACGCCGCCGCGGGGTGGTCGTCAACCCGGTGCTCGAGACCTCCGACATCCCGGAGACCATGCCCGATCCCGACGACGACGAGGAGGGCTGCCTGTCCGTGCCCGGCGAGCAGTTCCCCACCGGGCGCGCCGACTGGGCCAGGGTCACCGGCCTCGACGCCGACGGCACGCCCATCACCGTCGAGGGCACCGGCCTGTTCGCGCGGATGCTGCAGCACGAGACCGGCCACCTCGACGGGTTCCTCTACCTCGACCGGCTGATCGGCCGGCACGCGCGGGCGGCGAAACGCGCCGTCAAGCACAACGGCTGGGGTGTGCCGGGCTTGAGCTGGACGCCGGGCCGGGATCCCGATCCGTTCGGTCACTGA
- a CDS encoding DUF3263 domain-containing protein has translation MDGAMAQTEQSGDDSDLPAGLTRREFDILAFERQWWKYAGSKEDAIKELFSMSATRYYQVLNALVDRPEALAADPMLVKRLRRLRASRQKARAARRLGFEVT, from the coding sequence ATGGACGGCGCCATGGCGCAGACTGAGCAATCCGGCGACGACTCTGATCTGCCTGCAGGACTGACCAGGCGCGAATTCGACATTCTGGCGTTCGAACGCCAGTGGTGGAAGTACGCCGGCAGCAAAGAGGACGCCATCAAAGAGCTGTTCTCGATGTCGGCGACGCGCTACTACCAGGTGCTCAACGCCCTCGTCGACCGCCCGGAGGCCCTCGCGGCGGATCCGATGCTGGTCAAACGCCTGCGCCGGCTGCGGGCCAGCAGGCAGAAGGCGCGCGCGGCGCGCCGCCTGGGCTTCGAGGTCACCTGA
- a CDS encoding LytR C-terminal domain-containing protein, which produces MNQRESSGLPLRAIVMVLLFLGIVFLLVGFQALGSGDDSASEETTVATTTTATPAPEPPPEGEAARPEVRVFNISSVEGAAEGVATRLRDDGWDVAETGNLTLDGVTGTTVYFGDGPGEREAAEDVGRLLEAPVEARTPELAEQPPGIIVAVTG; this is translated from the coding sequence ATGAACCAGCGAGAATCCTCCGGACTGCCTCTGCGCGCCATCGTGATGGTGCTGCTCTTCCTCGGCATCGTCTTCCTGTTGGTGGGGTTCCAGGCGCTGGGGTCGGGCGACGATTCGGCGTCCGAAGAGACCACCGTGGCCACCACGACGACGGCCACCCCCGCGCCGGAGCCCCCGCCGGAGGGCGAGGCGGCCCGGCCCGAGGTCCGTGTGTTCAACATCTCCTCGGTGGAGGGCGCCGCCGAAGGTGTGGCGACTCGACTGCGGGACGACGGCTGGGACGTCGCCGAGACCGGCAACCTGACCCTGGACGGCGTCACCGGGACGACGGTGTACTTCGGTGACGGTCCGGGCGAGCGGGAGGCCGCCGAGGACGTGGGCCGACTGCTCGAGGCGCCTGTCGAAGCGCGCACACCCGAGCTGGCCGAACAACCACCAGGCATCATCGTTGCGGTCACCGGTTAG
- the sodC gene encoding superoxide dismutase[Cu-Zn], whose amino-acid sequence MLKPAAVAAMFAVPALALSACTPNEPASSEPGTTPPVWTGSPSPTAAPGEGEGGGGGSEGHGEGGQKLTAELKSPDGTTVANAEFDFSGGYATVTVQTVASGQLEPGFHGMHVHQVGKCEPNSVAPNGGAPGNFNSAGGHFQTEGNTGHPASGDLTSLQVREDGSAMVVTTTDAFTAEDLTSGEGTAIIIHERADNFANIPPERYNQVNGTPGPDQATMATGDAGGRVACGVIRPAQ is encoded by the coding sequence ATGCTCAAGCCCGCCGCCGTAGCCGCCATGTTCGCCGTTCCCGCGCTCGCGCTGAGTGCCTGCACCCCCAATGAGCCGGCGTCGAGCGAACCCGGCACCACGCCGCCCGTGTGGACCGGTTCACCGTCGCCGACGGCGGCGCCCGGCGAGGGCGAAGGCGGCGGAGGCGGGTCCGAAGGGCACGGCGAGGGCGGCCAGAAGCTGACCGCCGAGCTGAAGAGCCCCGACGGCACCACCGTCGCGAACGCCGAGTTCGACTTCAGCGGCGGCTATGCCACCGTCACGGTGCAGACGGTCGCCTCCGGCCAGCTGGAGCCGGGGTTCCACGGCATGCACGTCCACCAGGTCGGCAAGTGTGAGCCGAATTCGGTGGCCCCCAACGGCGGTGCGCCGGGCAACTTCAACTCCGCGGGCGGGCACTTCCAGACCGAGGGCAACACCGGACACCCGGCCAGCGGAGACCTCACCTCGTTGCAGGTCCGCGAGGACGGTTCGGCGATGGTGGTGACCACCACCGACGCGTTCACCGCCGAAGACCTGACGTCGGGCGAGGGCACCGCGATCATCATCCACGAGCGGGCCGACAACTTCGCGAACATCCCGCCGGAGCGCTACAACCAGGTCAACGGCACCCCGGGCCCGGATCAGGCGACCATGGCCACCGGTGACGCCGGTGGGCGGGTGGCGTGCGGTGTTATCCGTCCCGCCCAGTAG
- a CDS encoding glutamate--cysteine ligase, which translates to MLSVPPSSRIDFAGSPRPTVGVEWEFALVDADTRDLSNEAATVIAEIGESPHVHKELLRNTVEVVTGICENSGEAMADLRGTLQTVRRIVRDRGMELFCAGTHPFAKWSAQQLTDAPRYAELIKRTQWWGRQMLIWGVHVHVGISSAHKVMPIISSLLNQYPHLLALSASSPYWDGADTGYASNRAMMFQQLPTAGLPFQFQSWPEFERFVHDQKKTGIIDHMNEIRWDIRPSPHLGTVEVRVFDGVSNLAELGSLVALTHCLVVDLDRRLDAGEQLPVMPPWHVQENKWRAARYGLDAEIILDADSNERLVTEDLDDLLTRLEPVARSLDCADELAGVADIYRNGAGYQRQRRVAEEHDGDLRAVVDALVAELEL; encoded by the coding sequence GTGTTATCCGTCCCGCCCAGTAGTCGTATCGACTTCGCCGGGTCACCCCGGCCCACCGTCGGCGTGGAGTGGGAGTTCGCCCTCGTCGACGCCGACACCCGCGACCTGAGCAACGAGGCGGCCACCGTCATCGCCGAGATCGGCGAGAGCCCGCACGTGCACAAGGAACTGCTGCGCAACACCGTCGAGGTCGTCACCGGGATCTGCGAGAACTCCGGTGAGGCGATGGCCGATCTGCGCGGCACCCTGCAGACGGTGCGGCGGATCGTGCGCGACCGCGGGATGGAGCTGTTCTGCGCGGGCACCCACCCGTTCGCGAAATGGTCGGCGCAACAACTGACCGATGCGCCGCGCTACGCCGAGCTCATCAAGCGCACGCAGTGGTGGGGCAGGCAGATGCTGATCTGGGGTGTGCACGTCCACGTCGGGATCTCGTCGGCGCACAAGGTCATGCCGATCATCTCGTCGCTGCTCAACCAGTACCCGCACCTGCTGGCGCTGTCGGCGTCGTCGCCGTACTGGGACGGTGCCGACACCGGATACGCGAGCAACCGGGCGATGATGTTCCAGCAGCTGCCGACCGCCGGTCTGCCGTTCCAGTTCCAGTCGTGGCCGGAGTTCGAGCGGTTCGTCCACGACCAGAAGAAGACCGGGATCATCGACCACATGAACGAGATCCGGTGGGACATCCGGCCGTCGCCCCATCTGGGGACGGTGGAGGTGCGGGTGTTCGACGGGGTGTCCAACCTGGCCGAGCTCGGTTCGTTGGTCGCGCTCACCCACTGTCTGGTGGTCGACCTCGACCGCAGGCTCGACGCGGGGGAGCAGCTGCCGGTGATGCCGCCGTGGCACGTCCAGGAGAACAAGTGGCGCGCTGCCCGGTACGGCCTGGACGCCGAGATCATCCTCGACGCCGACAGCAACGAGCGGTTGGTCACCGAGGATCTCGACGATCTGCTCACCAGGCTCGAACCGGTCGCACGGTCGCTGGACTGCGCCGACGAACTCGCCGGGGTCGCCGACATCTACCGCAACGGCGCGGGCTACCAGCGGCAGCGCCGCGTCGCCGAAGAACACGACGGCGATCTCCGTGCGGTCGTTGACGCCCTGGTCGCCGAACTGGAGCTATAG
- a CDS encoding 3,4-dihydroxy-2-butanone-4-phosphate synthase, whose amino-acid sequence MTAAFAPAAVSCPALLLDEAGAVLAFPAATATTAQLHFAIRHSSGLIHAAMPGALLDALRIPDQPVLGAEDSGTGFTVAVDAAAGIGTGISARDRAHTVRVLADPATVAADLIRPGHVLPIRCADGGYAERRRVWELACDLVAAAGYPPVAVVCRLVADSGELLDGVAAESFAATYDLAIRFS is encoded by the coding sequence ATGACCGCCGCATTCGCACCCGCCGCGGTGTCCTGCCCCGCTCTGCTGCTCGACGAGGCGGGCGCCGTTCTGGCTTTCCCCGCCGCGACCGCGACGACCGCGCAGCTGCACTTCGCGATCCGCCACAGCAGCGGTCTGATCCACGCCGCCATGCCGGGCGCCCTGCTCGACGCGCTGCGCATCCCGGACCAACCGGTCCTCGGCGCCGAGGACAGCGGCACGGGGTTCACCGTCGCGGTGGACGCCGCCGCGGGTATCGGCACCGGCATCTCCGCACGGGACCGCGCCCACACCGTGCGCGTACTCGCCGATCCGGCGACCGTCGCCGCCGACCTGATCCGGCCGGGCCACGTGCTGCCGATCCGCTGCGCCGACGGCGGCTACGCCGAACGCCGACGGGTCTGGGAGCTCGCCTGCGACCTGGTCGCGGCCGCCGGGTACCCGCCCGTGGCCGTGGTCTGCCGGCTGGTGGCCGACAGCGGTGAACTGCTGGACGGTGTGGCGGCCGAATCTTTCGCCGCCACTTACGATCTCGCGATCAGATTCAGTTGA